In Chryseobacterium gotjawalense, the following are encoded in one genomic region:
- the lpdA gene encoding dihydrolipoyl dehydrogenase: protein MNYDIIVIGSGPGGYVTAIRAAQLGFKTAIIEKENLGGICLNWGCIPTKALLKSAHVFKYLQQAEQYGLNKVENPGFDFSKVIQRSRGVATKMSGGIAFLMKKNKIDVIMGTAKVQKGKKVSVTDKDGKATEYSGQHIIIATGARSRELPNLPQDGKKVIGYRQALNLPEQPKSMIVVGSGAIGIEFADFYNTMGTKVTVVEFMPNILPVEDEDTSKHVEKSLKKSGIEIMTNASVESVDTSGNGVKATVKTATGNIVLEADILLSAVGIASNIEGQGFEEVGIQTDKGKVLVNEWYETSVPGYYAIGDILATQALAHVASAEGITCVEKIKGLHVEKIDYGNVPGCTYCHPEIASVGLTEKQAKEKGYELKVGKFPFSASGKATANGDTDGFIKVIFDAKYGEWLGCHMVGDGVTDMIAEAVVARKLETTGHEVLKSIHPHPTISEAVMEAVAAAYGEVIHI from the coding sequence ATGAACTACGATATTATTGTCATCGGAAGTGGTCCTGGTGGTTACGTTACGGCAATCAGAGCTGCACAATTAGGTTTTAAAACAGCCATTATTGAAAAAGAAAATCTGGGCGGAATTTGCTTAAACTGGGGTTGTATCCCAACTAAAGCATTATTAAAATCTGCACACGTTTTTAAATATTTACAGCAAGCCGAACAGTACGGTTTAAATAAAGTAGAAAATCCAGGTTTTGATTTTTCTAAAGTTATTCAGAGAAGTAGAGGAGTTGCCACTAAAATGAGTGGTGGAATCGCTTTCCTGATGAAGAAAAACAAGATCGATGTGATCATGGGAACTGCCAAAGTTCAAAAAGGTAAAAAAGTTTCTGTAACTGATAAAGACGGAAAAGCAACTGAATATTCAGGGCAGCATATCATTATCGCAACTGGAGCGCGTTCCAGAGAATTGCCGAATCTTCCACAGGATGGAAAAAAAGTAATCGGATACAGACAGGCATTGAATCTTCCTGAGCAGCCAAAATCGATGATCGTTGTCGGTTCAGGTGCGATCGGAATTGAGTTCGCTGATTTCTATAACACCATGGGAACGAAAGTTACCGTTGTAGAATTCATGCCAAACATTCTTCCTGTTGAAGACGAAGATACTTCAAAACACGTAGAGAAATCTCTGAAAAAATCAGGGATCGAAATCATGACCAATGCTTCCGTAGAATCTGTGGATACTTCCGGAAACGGCGTAAAAGCAACCGTGAAAACTGCTACTGGAAATATCGTTTTAGAAGCTGATATTTTATTGTCTGCTGTTGGAATCGCTTCGAATATCGAAGGTCAGGGGTTCGAAGAAGTGGGAATCCAAACCGATAAAGGAAAAGTTTTGGTGAACGAATGGTACGAAACTTCTGTTCCGGGATATTATGCGATTGGTGATATTTTGGCGACACAAGCTTTAGCACACGTTGCTTCAGCAGAAGGAATTACCTGTGTGGAGAAGATCAAAGGTCTTCACGTAGAAAAGATCGATTACGGCAATGTTCCGGGATGTACGTACTGTCATCCGGAAATCGCTTCTGTTGGTTTAACCGAAAAACAGGCGAAGGAAAAAGGCTACGAACTGAAAGTGGGTAAATTCCCTTTCTCCGCTTCCGGAAAAGCCACTGCCAACGGAGATACCGATGGTTTCATCAAAGTGATCTTCGATGCGAAATACGGCGAATGGCTCGGTTGTCACATGGTCGGCGACGGCGTTACCGATATGATTGCAGAAGCAGTTGTGGCGCGTAAATTAGAAACCACCGGTCATGAAGTTTTAAAATCAATTCACCCGCATCCAACGATTTCAGAAGCCGTGATGGAAGCCGTTGCCGCCGCTTATGGCGAAGTGATTCATATCTAA
- a CDS encoding response regulator — MFQKILAAEDFESASISVQKSLDDLKIPNKSFVHYCDEAFRLLKKSVEEDEPFDLLITDLSFDEDFKKQKIKSGQQLITESRKILPELKILVFSGEKRPQIIKELFNDLQIDGFVSKGRMDVKNLENAITVISDGQKYLSPENRIQLRTTDTIELTSVEYSILKLLSEGILQKDMTEILKGKSLKPNSLSSVEKTLNYLKETFRAKSNEHLIAICKDLGVL, encoded by the coding sequence ATGTTTCAAAAAATACTGGCTGCGGAAGATTTTGAAAGCGCAAGCATTTCTGTGCAGAAATCCTTAGATGATTTAAAGATACCAAACAAAAGTTTTGTTCATTATTGTGATGAAGCTTTTCGCCTGCTCAAAAAAAGTGTTGAAGAAGATGAGCCATTTGATTTGCTGATCACGGATCTCTCTTTCGATGAAGACTTTAAAAAACAAAAAATCAAATCCGGCCAGCAACTCATCACCGAGTCACGAAAAATACTTCCTGAATTAAAAATCTTAGTATTTTCAGGTGAAAAACGGCCTCAAATAATAAAAGAACTTTTCAATGATTTACAAATTGACGGATTTGTAAGCAAAGGCAGAATGGATGTTAAAAATCTAGAAAATGCAATTACTGTAATTTCTGATGGGCAAAAATATCTTTCCCCGGAAAACCGGATTCAGCTTAGAACTACAGATACCATCGAACTGACTTCGGTTGAATATTCTATTCTAAAATTACTTTCGGAAGGTATTTTGCAAAAAGACATGACCGAAATTTTGAAAGGAAAATCGCTAAAACCGAACAGTTTAAGTTCTGTTGAAAAAACTTTAAATTACCTCAAAGAAACGTTCAGGGCCAAAAGCAACGAACATTTAATTGCGATCTGCAAAGATTTGGGAGTGCTGTAA
- a CDS encoding alpha-ketoacid dehydrogenase subunit alpha/beta, translating into METTYIETQQITFQDFKNQILEDYKLGRISREMSYLGRREVLTGKAKFGIFGDGKELPQLAMAKVFKDGDFRSGYYRDQTFAYAIGAVSVESFFAQLYADTNIEREPASAGRQMNGHYATRSLNEDGSWKDLTKQKNISSDISPTAGQMPRLLGLALASKVYKTVEFDGSEKFSNKGNEVAFGTIGDASTAEGHFWETLNAACALQVPMITSIWDDGYGISVPTHNQRAKADIAEMLSGFQRKEGENQGCEIIQVKAWDYPSLLDAYARAEHFARTESVPVVVHVIEVTQPQGHSTSGSHERYKDENRLKWEGDFDGLVKFREWILDYSIEIEGAEQQLATAEELDSIESEAKKFVKDGQKKAWENYQKTIQDLKETVLPLVENLKSQNTEVAAELEKFNKVISVAKKDIFHLVRKSLLLTRANQSTERQRLQNKFEEVFAIEKENYSSHLYSQSEWKATTVKEVAPVFSDASETVDGRVVVRNNFDKIFEKYPEALIFGEDAGNIGDVNQGLEGLQEKYGALRIADTGIREATILGQGIGMAMRGLRPIAEIQYLDYILYCLQGMSDDLATVQYRTRGGQKAPLIIRTRGHRLEGVWHSGSPMAGIINLSKGILVLVPRNLTKAAGFYNTMLQADEPALIIECLNGYRLKEKQPDNLGEFTVPVGKIEVTKEGKDVTLVTYGSTWRLVMEAAQELEKIGISAEVIDIQSLIPFDLSHDILESVKKTNRLVVIDEDVEGGASAFILQQIMEKQKAFRYLDSDPLTISAENHRPPYGSDGDYFSKPSVDDMVEKIYGLFTETNPEKFPKI; encoded by the coding sequence ATGGAAACGACCTATATTGAAACTCAGCAGATTACCTTTCAGGACTTTAAAAACCAGATCTTAGAAGATTATAAACTGGGCAGAATTTCCAGAGAAATGTCTTACCTCGGAAGAAGGGAAGTGTTGACGGGAAAAGCAAAATTCGGAATCTTTGGAGACGGTAAAGAATTGCCGCAATTGGCCATGGCAAAGGTTTTTAAAGATGGTGATTTCCGGTCTGGTTATTACCGTGACCAAACGTTTGCCTACGCCATCGGTGCTGTGAGTGTTGAAAGTTTTTTTGCACAGCTGTACGCCGATACCAATATTGAACGGGAACCCGCGTCTGCTGGGCGGCAAATGAACGGCCATTACGCGACCAGAAGTTTGAATGAAGATGGAAGCTGGAAAGACTTAACAAAACAAAAAAATATATCCTCTGATATTTCCCCTACAGCCGGACAAATGCCAAGATTATTAGGATTGGCGCTGGCTTCGAAAGTTTATAAAACTGTTGAATTCGATGGTTCAGAAAAATTTTCAAATAAAGGAAATGAGGTCGCTTTCGGAACAATTGGTGATGCCTCAACAGCAGAAGGTCATTTTTGGGAAACTCTAAATGCTGCCTGTGCTTTGCAGGTTCCGATGATTACTTCGATTTGGGATGACGGTTACGGAATTTCGGTTCCTACACACAACCAAAGAGCAAAAGCGGATATCGCTGAAATGCTTTCAGGTTTCCAAAGAAAAGAAGGTGAAAATCAGGGTTGTGAAATTATTCAGGTAAAAGCCTGGGATTATCCTTCCTTATTAGATGCTTATGCACGGGCAGAACATTTTGCAAGAACAGAAAGCGTTCCTGTTGTAGTGCATGTTATCGAAGTAACGCAGCCGCAAGGACATTCAACTTCCGGTTCACACGAAAGATATAAAGATGAAAACCGTCTGAAATGGGAAGGTGATTTCGATGGTTTGGTGAAATTCAGAGAATGGATTCTGGATTATTCCATTGAAATTGAAGGTGCCGAGCAACAGTTAGCAACCGCTGAAGAATTAGATAGTATTGAATCTGAAGCGAAGAAATTTGTAAAAGACGGTCAGAAAAAAGCCTGGGAAAATTATCAGAAAACGATTCAGGATTTAAAAGAAACCGTTCTTCCTTTGGTTGAAAATTTAAAATCTCAAAATACTGAAGTTGCCGCAGAATTAGAAAAATTCAATAAAGTAATTTCTGTAGCGAAAAAAGATATTTTCCATTTGGTGAGAAAATCTTTATTACTAACGAGAGCCAATCAATCGACAGAAAGACAAAGACTTCAAAACAAATTTGAAGAAGTTTTCGCCATCGAAAAAGAAAATTATTCTTCTCATTTATATTCTCAATCCGAGTGGAAAGCGACCACTGTTAAAGAAGTTGCACCCGTATTTTCTGACGCTTCAGAAACGGTGGACGGTAGAGTAGTCGTTAGAAATAATTTCGATAAAATTTTTGAAAAATATCCGGAAGCATTAATTTTTGGTGAAGATGCCGGAAATATTGGCGATGTAAATCAAGGTTTAGAAGGACTGCAGGAAAAATATGGCGCACTGAGAATCGCAGATACCGGAATCCGGGAAGCAACGATTCTTGGACAGGGAATCGGAATGGCGATGCGTGGTTTAAGACCAATTGCAGAAATCCAGTATTTGGATTATATCCTCTATTGTCTGCAGGGAATGAGCGACGATTTAGCAACCGTTCAATACCGGACAAGAGGCGGACAAAAAGCGCCGTTGATTATCAGAACACGTGGCCATCGATTGGAAGGAGTTTGGCATTCAGGTTCGCCGATGGCAGGAATTATTAATCTCTCAAAAGGGATTTTAGTCCTCGTTCCGCGTAATTTAACAAAAGCGGCTGGATTTTATAATACCATGCTTCAGGCAGATGAACCGGCTTTAATTATCGAATGTTTAAACGGTTACCGATTAAAAGAAAAACAACCTGATAATCTTGGTGAATTTACCGTTCCGGTAGGAAAAATTGAAGTAACGAAAGAAGGAAAAGATGTTACTTTAGTAACTTACGGTTCTACGTGGAGATTGGTCATGGAAGCCGCTCAGGAATTAGAAAAAATCGGAATTTCTGCGGAAGTGATCGATATTCAGTCATTAATTCCATTCGATCTGAGTCATGATATTTTAGAAAGTGTAAAAAAAACCAACCGATTGGTGGTCATCGATGAAGATGTAGAAGGTGGCGCATCGGCATTTATTCTTCAACAGATTATGGAAAAACAGAAAGCATTCAGATATTTGGATTCCGATCCGTTAACCATTTCTGCAGAAAATCACCGTCCGCCTTATGGAAGTGATGGAGATTATTTCAGCAAGCCAAGTGTTGATGATATGGTGGAGAAAATTTACGGATTATTTACTGAAACCAATCCTGAGAAATTCCCGAAGATTTAG
- a CDS encoding helix-turn-helix domain-containing protein yields MSEEFYQKALDDILVANKLSQEYGNVYIFNKTIYIIAQNKIYLGQYEDANKELLICLQFFKDNLHTETSLGKNYQMYYIYSLMSLIDSNTKLGKFKENETLLKEAFDYLKENKLNQYIPYFISSEGTNAYYSKNYDTAISKLSEAIQLYNDQWQHNTEVFYLGLSYWHTGKKKLAVKYLEEIDKYYTKTKKLDPQFRSAYEILIKYYNSVGDTEKQLEYINKLMVLDRSYEKNYKYLYGRIVKEYDTKKLVSEKNRIESTLKNQRIIFVVLVVFLLFVFLFFGFRIQKEKQNYKKRFEEIIAQQNKVNTTEEKLIPASPDYKQKFNYDFYNKISGLNPIFVENILKQLELFENENKFLDSQVSQKSLSEELGTNSTYFSKIINTYKGKNFAVYISDLRLDYIIDHLKNDVKYINMDVKELARIAGFSSTENFSDNFRRKFDLKPSVFIKMMKDKL; encoded by the coding sequence ATGTCTGAAGAATTTTACCAAAAGGCGCTCGATGACATTTTGGTAGCCAACAAGTTATCACAAGAATATGGCAATGTTTATATTTTCAATAAAACAATATACATCATCGCTCAAAATAAAATTTATCTCGGACAATATGAGGATGCCAATAAAGAACTTTTAATATGCTTACAATTTTTTAAGGATAATTTGCACACCGAAACATCTTTAGGGAAAAATTACCAGATGTATTATATTTATTCACTGATGAGTCTCATCGATTCGAATACAAAACTTGGAAAATTTAAAGAAAACGAAACGCTTTTGAAAGAGGCCTTCGACTACCTGAAAGAAAACAAACTCAATCAGTACATTCCCTATTTTATTTCCTCGGAAGGTACTAATGCTTATTACTCCAAAAATTATGACACTGCCATTTCCAAACTTTCTGAAGCTATTCAATTATACAACGATCAGTGGCAGCATAATACTGAAGTTTTCTATCTGGGTCTTTCTTATTGGCATACTGGCAAAAAAAAATTAGCGGTAAAATACCTGGAGGAAATCGATAAATATTATACCAAAACCAAAAAGCTGGATCCGCAATTCCGGTCTGCTTATGAGATCCTGATTAAATATTATAATTCTGTCGGCGATACTGAAAAACAATTGGAATATATTAATAAACTAATGGTCCTGGACAGATCTTACGAGAAAAACTATAAATATCTTTATGGAAGGATCGTTAAAGAATACGATACCAAAAAATTAGTGTCAGAAAAAAACAGGATTGAAAGTACGCTCAAAAACCAAAGAATTATTTTTGTGGTATTAGTTGTCTTTTTGTTGTTTGTATTTTTATTTTTTGGCTTCCGTATTCAAAAGGAAAAACAAAATTATAAAAAGAGATTCGAAGAAATTATTGCCCAACAAAATAAAGTAAATACAACGGAAGAGAAACTGATTCCAGCTTCACCCGATTACAAGCAGAAATTCAATTATGATTTTTACAATAAAATTTCGGGGCTCAATCCAATATTTGTAGAAAATATTTTAAAGCAACTGGAACTTTTTGAAAATGAAAATAAATTTCTGGATTCGCAGGTTTCCCAAAAATCTTTGAGTGAAGAGTTGGGAACAAACTCCACTTACTTTTCAAAAATCATCAATACCTATAAAGGGAAAAATTTCGCAGTTTACATTAGCGATCTTCGGTTAGATTATATTATTGATCATCTTAAAAATGATGTAAAATATATCAATATGGATGTAAAGGAACTTGCCAGAATTGCCGGATTTTCCAGTACCGAAAATTTTTCAGATAATTTCCGCAGGAAATTCGATTTGAAACCTTCTGTATTTATAAAAATGATGAAAGACAAACTGTAG
- a CDS encoding putative signal transducing protein: MERETRVAVFESEKPSEIQLVKSKLEAQDITSFLIDNYMSFTTTPTANTVQLMVNLSDEQKALEIIDKMLREMEFNPSNN, from the coding sequence ATGGAAAGAGAAACGAGAGTCGCGGTTTTTGAAAGTGAGAAACCGTCTGAAATTCAATTGGTAAAATCAAAACTGGAAGCCCAAGACATTACAAGTTTTTTAATTGATAATTATATGTCTTTTACCACCACGCCCACTGCAAATACGGTGCAATTAATGGTCAATTTATCAGATGAGCAGAAAGCATTGGAAATTATCGATAAGATGCTCCGGGAAATGGAATTTAACCCAAGTAATAATTAA
- the lat gene encoding L-lysine 6-transaminase, with protein MNNAIASHPQPTNTVKETLSRHMLADGFDFVMDFEKSQGSWIHDRITGKNFLDMFSMFASASIGYNHPYLMERSEWLGKMAINKPTLADVYSQEFADFMTVFERVAIPKELQYCFFIEGGTMAVENAMKACFDWKTRKNFEKGIDQEAGICIHFKQAFHGRSGYTLSLTNTSDPRKYQYFPKFDWPRIINPHLNFPITEENLEETIKNENLALLNIEEAILSNPNKVACIIIEPIQAEGGDNHFRDEFFVGLRNLCDQNEVLLIFDEVQTGVGMTGKMWAFEHFSAKPDIISFGKKAQVCGVLANKEKFDEIPNNVFRESSRINSTFGGNFIDILRFQLILEVIEKENLVENARIVGEYLLFGLQGLAQKYPNKISNARGRGLMCAVDLPTGAERNKLQELLYQENVIILSCGDHSLRFRPHLNVTTTEIQMALDKIEVCMAKM; from the coding sequence ATGAACAACGCAATAGCATCTCATCCACAACCGACCAATACGGTGAAAGAAACCTTGTCCAGACACATGCTTGCCGACGGTTTCGATTTCGTAATGGATTTTGAAAAGTCCCAGGGTTCGTGGATCCATGATAGGATTACTGGCAAAAATTTCCTCGATATGTTTTCCATGTTTGCTTCGGCTTCCATTGGTTATAATCATCCGTATTTAATGGAAAGATCTGAATGGCTTGGGAAAATGGCCATCAATAAACCAACTTTAGCCGATGTTTATTCTCAGGAATTTGCAGACTTCATGACCGTTTTCGAAAGAGTGGCCATTCCCAAAGAACTGCAGTATTGCTTCTTTATCGAAGGCGGAACCATGGCCGTAGAAAATGCCATGAAAGCTTGCTTCGACTGGAAAACGCGCAAGAATTTCGAAAAAGGAATTGATCAAGAAGCTGGAATTTGCATTCATTTCAAACAGGCCTTTCATGGAAGAAGTGGCTATACATTGAGTTTAACCAATACTTCTGACCCAAGAAAATACCAGTATTTTCCGAAATTCGATTGGCCAAGAATTATTAATCCTCATTTGAATTTTCCGATTACAGAAGAGAATCTGGAGGAAACCATTAAAAATGAAAATCTTGCGCTCCTCAATATTGAGGAAGCCATTCTTTCGAATCCCAATAAAGTGGCGTGTATCATCATTGAACCGATTCAGGCAGAAGGTGGCGACAACCATTTCCGTGATGAGTTTTTTGTCGGTTTAAGAAATCTTTGCGACCAAAATGAAGTTTTACTGATTTTTGATGAGGTGCAAACCGGAGTAGGAATGACCGGGAAAATGTGGGCTTTCGAACATTTCAGTGCAAAACCGGATATTATTTCTTTCGGTAAAAAAGCACAGGTTTGCGGTGTTTTGGCCAACAAAGAAAAGTTTGATGAAATTCCTAATAATGTTTTTAGAGAAAGTTCCAGGATCAATTCAACTTTCGGTGGAAACTTTATCGATATTCTGAGATTTCAATTAATTTTGGAAGTAATCGAAAAAGAGAATTTGGTCGAAAACGCTCGGATTGTCGGTGAATACTTACTTTTCGGTTTACAGGGTTTAGCCCAGAAATATCCAAATAAAATTTCAAATGCAAGAGGACGCGGCTTAATGTGTGCGGTTGATTTACCCACTGGTGCAGAACGCAATAAGCTGCAGGAGCTTTTGTACCAGGAAAATGTAATTATTTTATCTTGTGGCGATCATTCCCTCCGATTCCGGCCGCACCTGAATGTTACCACGACAGAAATTCAAATGGCGCTCGATAAGATCGAAGTTTGTATGGCAAAAATGTAA
- the amaB gene encoding L-piperidine-6-carboxylate dehydrogenase, giving the protein MSHTNQDFGIEKSLSNLGITKENKGVSSGGNYFANGDLLESYSPTDGKLIAKVITANSNDYDQVIEKAKKAYLEFRQIPAPKRGELVRQFGLKLREYKDDLGKLVSYEMGKSLQEGLGEVQEMIDICDFAVGLSRQLHGYTMHSERPGHRMYEQYHPLGIIGIISAFNFPVAVWSWNTALALICGNVTIWKPSEKAPLCAIACQNIITEVLKENNLPEGISTMIVGDHKIGDKMVNDKNIALISFTGSTKVGRVVGTNVAQRFGKSILELGGNNAIIITENADLDMSIIGAVFGAVGTAGQRCTSTRRLIIHENVYDEVKNRLVKAYGQLKIGNPLDEHNHVGPLIDKAAVHQYLNSIEKCKKEGGKFVVEGGVLEGDNYESGCYVKPCIAEVQNSYEIVQHETFAPILYIMKYKTLEEAIAMQNDVPQGLSSAIMTTDMRQAELFLSQNGSDCGIANVNIGTSGAEIGGAFGGEKETGGGRESGSDVWKYYMRRQTNTINYTDSLPLAQGIKFDL; this is encoded by the coding sequence ATGTCCCATACAAATCAGGATTTTGGAATCGAAAAATCCCTTTCTAATTTAGGTATTACAAAAGAAAATAAAGGCGTCTCTTCTGGCGGAAATTACTTTGCCAATGGCGATTTACTCGAAAGTTATTCTCCAACAGACGGAAAATTAATTGCTAAAGTGATCACCGCAAATTCAAACGATTATGATCAGGTAATCGAAAAGGCTAAAAAAGCCTATTTAGAATTTCGTCAAATTCCGGCTCCGAAAAGAGGAGAGTTAGTTCGTCAGTTTGGTTTAAAACTCCGTGAATATAAAGATGATTTAGGAAAACTCGTTTCTTATGAAATGGGAAAATCTCTGCAGGAAGGACTTGGGGAAGTTCAGGAAATGATCGATATCTGTGATTTTGCCGTAGGATTATCCCGCCAGTTGCATGGTTATACGATGCATTCTGAAAGACCTGGTCACAGAATGTACGAGCAATATCATCCGCTTGGAATTATTGGAATTATTTCTGCGTTTAATTTCCCGGTGGCAGTTTGGTCTTGGAATACCGCTTTGGCGTTGATTTGCGGAAATGTTACCATTTGGAAACCTTCAGAAAAAGCGCCACTTTGCGCCATCGCCTGCCAGAATATCATTACCGAAGTTTTAAAAGAAAATAATCTTCCGGAAGGAATTTCTACCATGATTGTAGGTGATCATAAAATTGGTGATAAAATGGTGAATGATAAAAATATTGCCTTGATTTCTTTCACCGGTTCTACGAAAGTTGGAAGAGTTGTGGGAACGAATGTTGCGCAACGTTTCGGAAAATCGATCCTTGAATTGGGTGGAAATAATGCAATTATCATTACCGAAAATGCCGATTTGGACATGTCGATTATCGGTGCTGTTTTCGGCGCAGTAGGAACTGCGGGACAAAGATGTACTTCTACAAGAAGATTAATTATCCATGAAAATGTCTATGATGAAGTGAAAAACCGCCTGGTAAAAGCTTACGGACAACTGAAAATCGGAAATCCGTTAGATGAACACAATCATGTTGGTCCGTTGATCGACAAAGCAGCGGTTCACCAATATCTGAATTCCATTGAAAAATGTAAAAAAGAAGGTGGGAAATTCGTCGTTGAAGGCGGTGTTTTGGAAGGAGACAATTACGAATCCGGTTGTTACGTAAAACCGTGTATCGCAGAAGTTCAAAATTCTTATGAAATCGTGCAGCACGAAACTTTCGCACCGATTCTTTATATTATGAAATACAAAACTTTGGAAGAAGCCATCGCCATGCAGAACGATGTTCCGCAAGGTTTAAGTTCAGCGATTATGACCACGGATATGCGCCAGGCAGAATTATTCCTTTCACAAAATGGCTCCGATTGTGGAATTGCCAATGTGAATATCGGAACATCCGGAGCAGAAATCGGTGGTGCTTTCGGTGGCGAAAAAGAAACCGGTGGCGGCAGAGAATCCGGTTCCGATGTTTGGAAATATTACATGAGAAGACAAACCAATACCATTAATTATACCGACAGTTTGCCTTTAGCACAGGGAATTAAATTCGATCTGTAA
- a CDS encoding GNAT family N-acetyltransferase, which translates to MNFSFQPTLETENIKLLPLKESDFERLFTVASDPEVWAMHPNKERYKREVFQNFFKGALESKGAFLIIDKNSEEVLGSTRFYDFNENDKSIFIGYTFYGTKSWGKNINAGAKIMMLDYIFQFVEKVIFHVGKDNIRSVKAMNKLGAENLGEEEVAYFGEDSKTNVVFQIKKEDWKLKQNLH; encoded by the coding sequence ATGAATTTCTCCTTTCAACCCACTTTAGAAACCGAAAACATCAAATTGCTTCCATTAAAGGAAAGTGACTTCGAAAGATTATTCACGGTGGCTTCAGATCCCGAGGTTTGGGCAATGCATCCTAATAAAGAGAGGTATAAAAGAGAAGTTTTTCAGAACTTTTTCAAAGGAGCATTGGAAAGCAAAGGTGCTTTTTTAATCATCGACAAAAATTCAGAGGAAGTTTTAGGAAGTACACGGTTTTATGATTTTAACGAAAATGATAAAAGTATTTTCATCGGTTATACTTTTTACGGCACTAAATCCTGGGGAAAAAACATCAACGCGGGCGCAAAAATAATGATGTTGGATTATATTTTTCAGTTCGTTGAAAAAGTGATTTTCCATGTCGGAAAAGATAATATCCGGTCTGTAAAAGCGATGAATAAGTTAGGTGCAGAAAATTTGGGTGAAGAAGAAGTTGCTTATTTCGGTGAAGATTCAAAAACAAATGTCGTTTTTCAAATCAAAAAAGAGGATTGGAAATTGAAGCAGAACTTACATTAG
- a CDS encoding bifunctional transcriptional activator/DNA repair enzyme AdaA, with amino-acid sequence MELSDQIMYQASFDKNPEFEGVFWMGVKTTGIFCRPTCTARKPKPENVEFFQNTKQAILKGYRPCKVCKPLENPDETPEYIQKVLEELREDPSLKFKDFDLVQRGLEPATVRRWFQKNHGMTFHAFQRMFRLNTAFKKIQQGENIMETAYDSGFGSLSGFNESFKTIFGVSPKNSKTQRIIDLKRLETPIGTMYAAAVEEGICMLEFTDRKMLETEFRDLAKSLNATIVQGENPHFKTLEKELSEYFAGNRTEFTVPLSPVGTEFQKSVWKVLMKIPYGETWTYRKQSEVLGDAKKVRAVANANGMNKISIIIPCHRVIGSNGTLTGYGGGIWRKQKLLELEKAILF; translated from the coding sequence ATGGAACTTTCAGACCAAATCATGTATCAAGCCTCATTCGATAAAAATCCTGAATTTGAAGGCGTTTTCTGGATGGGCGTAAAAACCACCGGAATTTTTTGCCGGCCAACCTGCACGGCAAGAAAACCCAAACCCGAAAATGTAGAATTTTTTCAGAATACAAAACAGGCTATTTTAAAAGGATATCGTCCTTGCAAAGTCTGTAAGCCACTCGAAAATCCTGATGAAACTCCGGAATATATTCAAAAAGTTTTGGAAGAACTCCGAGAAGATCCTTCTCTGAAATTCAAAGATTTTGATTTGGTTCAGCGAGGGTTAGAACCCGCAACAGTTCGAAGATGGTTTCAAAAAAATCATGGAATGACCTTCCATGCTTTTCAAAGAATGTTCCGGTTAAATACAGCATTCAAAAAAATTCAACAGGGAGAAAATATTATGGAAACTGCTTATGATAGCGGTTTCGGAAGTTTAAGTGGTTTTAATGAAAGTTTCAAAACCATATTTGGCGTTTCTCCGAAAAATTCAAAAACGCAAAGAATCATTGATTTAAAAAGACTCGAAACGCCGATTGGAACCATGTACGCCGCTGCAGTGGAAGAGGGAATTTGTATGCTCGAATTTACCGATAGAAAAATGTTGGAAACGGAATTCAGAGATTTAGCAAAATCATTAAATGCAACAATTGTTCAAGGTGAAAATCCACATTTCAAAACTTTGGAAAAAGAACTTTCAGAGTATTTCGCTGGAAACAGAACAGAATTCACTGTTCCACTTTCTCCTGTAGGAACAGAATTTCAAAAAAGTGTCTGGAAAGTTTTAATGAAAATCCCCTACGGCGAAACCTGGACTTACCGCAAACAATCGGAAGTTTTAGGCGATGCCAAAAAAGTTCGGGCCGTCGCCAATGCGAATGGAATGAATAAAATTTCGATCATCATTCCTTGTCATCGAGTCATCGGAAGCAACGGAACGTTAACCGGTTATGGTGGCGGAATCTGGCGGAAGCAGAAATTACTGGAACTGGAGAAAGCGATTCTTTTCTAA